ATCGGTTTTTGCATTCGGGAGAATGCGGATACGTTCTTTCTCCGAATTTTAAAAACGAATCGGTTCCGTTTCACTCCGAAAACTTCCGAAAGATTTTTACGATCGAGAGAACGACGACGATCGGAAACGGGATCGGCAAAAACGAAGGATTGGATCTTTTTCAAGACGTTTCCGGAAAATCGGTTCACATCCACAGTTATGGAAATCAATTTTCTCCGGTTCCGTTTTCCATCGAAGCGGATACGAACGATTTGATTCTTTTGAAGCCTGGACGCGCCGGGGATTCCGCATCCGATTATGAGATCAAAAAGAAGGAATCCTTATGAGACGTAGTTTCGTATATTCTTTCCTTCTAATGTGTTTTCCTTTATACGCGAACGATCCGGCTTCCGGATGGACTTCTTTAGGTTGGATGGGCTGGGGATTGGGAGCGAGTCAAAAAACGGAAAACGGATTCGGGAACGACGACAAGTCGGGAACAAACAAGGAATATCAAGAAATCCGAATGAATTCTTCTTTGTTTCATGCGGGTATGGATCGTCGGATGGAATCGGAACGCATCGACTGGAAAATTCAGGCGGATTTAACGGCTTCGAACGAATCAAAACTGAACTTCTTCGCGGGGAAGGATCTTTACGTTTCTTTAAAACGTCAAAACGTTTCTCTGTCGCTGGGAAGGGTTCAAGAGGATAAGAAACAATCATCCGCGTTCGGCGATTGGGCGGACGGAACGGATGGGGTTACGGTTCGAGCCGATTTTCAAGAGCGAGGTAGGCTTCGATTCGACGGATTCGATTTTTATTCCGGGTATCGATTATTGGAAAAGCACGGATGGAAGGATTCGATTCTCGATACGAAAGGATCGAAGTTCGGCGTCGATCGGAAAGAAGAAACACAGACAAGAGAGAATTCCTCCGGTGTTCTTCCAGGAGAAAGCACGACAAGCGGTTCTTCTTCAAACACGAATCCGGATTTCGGTGGATTCAGAAATCGTTATAGAGGTGGAGTCGGGTATCAAATCGATGTTCCGTTTGGGGAAGTCGGTTTGGCGTATCAATATCTCAATCTTCAAAACTGGGGAAGGTATGCGAATGATTTGAATGACGAGACTCGAAACGTTTCTTCGGGCGATCGTGATTATTTAACTCATACTACGCTTGAATGGAAAGGCCAATATGCTTGGTTTCGATGGTTTCTTTCCGGTGTTTTGGCGCGGGGTCAGGATAAAACCGGTTGGAATCGGATTCGAAATGCGGCTGCGATTCCGATTACGGGAGAGGCTTTCTTTGCGTCCTTTGGAGGAGAATGGAAACCTTGGAAGTTCGAAGTTTTCGGATTTCTTCCCGATCGTGATAAACGACGTGAAAACGGAGAAATTTTGGAACTCGGTTTTATCGGAATGGGTTCTTCACCTTCCGCCGTGTTTACCACCGTTCAAAGTCTGGATTTTTATCCGTCCGCATGGATTACGGACCGGGGCTTGGAAAAACAATTCACGATTCAAGGCGGGAAACGTCAGTCGGCATGGGCGGGTGTCCGATTGGAATATCAGGAATCTTGCATTCGATTTCGATTCTATGCGGCATCCTTTTTTTTCCTGACTGAAGACAGAGGAAATTCGGGGGCTCTTACGATCTCTCGAGATTCTTTTCAGAAGAAGTATTTACGCGAGGCTTTGCTTCAATCGATGTTTTATTTTCCTTCGGAAAGTTCGCGATTTGCATTCAGTTTTTTGAATCTATCCTTGGGCGGTTCCTGGAGCGATCCCGATTCCGCAAAAAAGGAAATCTTCTTTCAGGTCAGCTCGGGAGTAATTCTGTGAGACGGTTGTTTGTTTCGTGGTCCTTGCTTCTGTTTTTTTCCTGTGCCAATGACGCGGATTCGAAATGGTTTTGGATGGATTGGAGCCGTCCGCGCAGAATTCAAAGTTTCTTTTCCTTTCCGGGAAGATATATTCCTTTGCCTCAAAAAAGAAACGTTCGAGACGCGATTTTAAAGCGGATTGAAAGCGCAGAATCTTCGATCGATTTCTGGATTTACTCGTTCGATGATCCCGAAATTCTGACGGCGCTTCAAAGAGCCGCAAAAAGAGGAATCACCATTTCCATCGTAGCGGACCCGGATAAGGATTATCCGCCGGAGCTGGTTCGATCTGGGTTGTTCCGAAGATGGGAACGTTCCGGTTTACAACATTCTAAAATACTCATAATTGATCGGAGGACGGTTTTTTTGGGTTCGGGAAATTTTACCTGGTATGGATTGGAAAACGATCTGAACGGATACGTGAGTTTTGATCTTTTTGAAACGGAGAGGGAATCTTTTTACTCCTTTCTGGAAGAAGATCCGGGAATCCACGTTCTTGAAATTCCTCCGTTTCAATTTTATATTTCGCCCGAAAAAGGAAGATTGATTCAAAATCTGATCTTACGAGACATCGACGCTTCGAAAGAATCGGTTCGATATTTGATCTTTGATCATTTCGATTCCGTTTTGACATCCCGTCTCGCATATGCAAATCGAAGAGGGGTCGCCATCCAAGGTGTTTACGATTCTCCCGTGGACGAGGAAGGAAAATTTCTGGCAAACGCGTTTGATCGCCCGGATTCTAAAATTTTCGGAGACGGAAACGAGGAAACGATTTCCAGCGATTCGTTCGGTAAGGGCGGGCTATTGCATCACAAGACGATGTTGATCGACGGTAGAATTCTCCTTTCCGGTTCCTATAATTTTTCGGTCAGCGCCCGAGATAGCAATCGGGAGATACTTTTCCGAACGAAGGATCCGTCCTTGGTGGAGGCGTATTCTCGGGAATGGGATCGAGTTGCGGTCGGCGCAATTCAATTTCAATCCGCGGGTACATTCGATTTTTTGAATGCGCCGAGTTCATTGGCATCGACGTCCGATGTCGCATCGAATTTGTTTTCGTTCGGATTTTCGGAGAACGCGATTCCGGTCGGAGTCGAACAGACCCTTTGTCGATCGAATGTCTCCGCCAAGGAATCTGTCTTTTTCGAATCGGGAATGGGATTCTTAAAAACGATTTTAGAATATTCTTATGATCCCGGAGAAACATGCAAAGTTGTTTCGGATTTTTCCGCAACTTCCAGCGGATTCACCGGAAAGAGAACGAATCATCCTGTTAAAACAAGAAACTTTCGGAAGAATTCCACCTTGCGTAGTAAAAAGGGAAACCCGCTCTTAACGACGGAAAAGGATGATTCTCTCTCGCGTTTCGAATCGAAACCGATGTTCTTGTTTGTTCCGAAGTATTTCTCTACGGTAACGGGAAATTTGTTTTTTCCGGATGAGCTGTTGCGGAGCGGAAGGTTTCCGAATCTCCGATCGGTTTTATTGTTTCAAAGAGGAAACGGTCCCTCGGAAATTTCTTGGACGGCGGCTGGAAATATCATTTCAGCGATTCCGCATCAAACCGAAGGAATGTTGTTTTTGGAATACGACGACGCCTATCTCGGTTTTTGCTTTCATGAATATTCAAAAAAAGGAATGGAATATTCCGAATTGATTCCGGAAATACTTTCGTATCGAGAAAGCGTTTTTCAACCGAATCTCCGTTTTTCATTCGAAGAGGATGCGATGGAAAATCGCAGGAATTGGGGAACGTATTGCTATCGTTATTAAGCGACAGCCGTCGTCTTGTCGGATTCTTCTTTGGAAAACCGAAGAAAAAGTCCGCATAAAATCCAGAATAAGATTACTACTTCGTCGTCTTGAAAGTAGCACTGAAAGAGTCCGGAAAAGAAAAATCCGGATAACCCGAAAAAATACAGGATTTGCTCGTAAGGAAGTCGGCTGAAGATCAACTTGTGATACAAAGAAGTCCCTAAGAGAATGAATAGAAAGATTGCGGGAAGACCGAACACGGCAAAGAGGTGGAAGTAATCGTTGTGCGCATGTCCTCTCTGAGTCGTTTCGTAAAAATAATAGAGTTCTCTATATCGTTCGGAATGTTCCACTCTCGATTTTCCGATTTCCCGGTTGTAATTGCCCGGGCCGACTCCGATAAGAGGATTTTTTTCAATCAAAGGAAAGGTTGAGTCCCATATAAAGGTTCTTCCCGAATCGGTATGTTTCTCTTTTCCGAACAAAGGATCCGTGATCTTCTGACCCGCTTGCGTAAACGAAAGTCCGATTCCTAAAAGAAGAAGAAACGAAAGAGTTCCCGTAGTAAAGATCAGAATCTTGGACGTCGGTAATTCTTTGCGGATGATTCCCAAAACAAGAAAGGCGGTAAGCGAGGAAAAAATCGCACCTAACAGAGAGGAACGGGCGTTGTTTAAAAAGACGACATACAAAAAGACGAATAGAATCAATCCTTGCAACGCGGCCTTTTTGTAATTCTTTTCGAAAAAGGTCTTTAAAAAGAGAAAGACCGGAACGGGAAAAAAGAACTGGAGCAAACCGCCGAACGTAAGGTGGGTATTCATCAAACCGATCGGAAGAAACAAAGAGATTCCTCCGAGATGTCCCATGGGGTGTGTGAACTTCCAATTTGCGGATTCTCTATAAAGATCGCTGATCAATCGGGAAAGTCGAATCGGTGAAAAGCTGGAAACGAATCCGGTTACGAGCAAAACCCAAAAGACGATGTTGAGTGTTTTGAGAATGCGGGGGAATTCTTCTTTCTTTAAATTCCAG
The window above is part of the Leptospira yasudae genome. Proteins encoded here:
- a CDS encoding LA_2168 family protein, which encodes MRRSFVYSFLLMCFPLYANDPASGWTSLGWMGWGLGASQKTENGFGNDDKSGTNKEYQEIRMNSSLFHAGMDRRMESERIDWKIQADLTASNESKLNFFAGKDLYVSLKRQNVSLSLGRVQEDKKQSSAFGDWADGTDGVTVRADFQERGRLRFDGFDFYSGYRLLEKHGWKDSILDTKGSKFGVDRKEETQTRENSSGVLPGESTTSGSSSNTNPDFGGFRNRYRGGVGYQIDVPFGEVGLAYQYLNLQNWGRYANDLNDETRNVSSGDRDYLTHTTLEWKGQYAWFRWFLSGVLARGQDKTGWNRIRNAAAIPITGEAFFASFGGEWKPWKFEVFGFLPDRDKRRENGEILELGFIGMGSSPSAVFTTVQSLDFYPSAWITDRGLEKQFTIQGGKRQSAWAGVRLEYQESCIRFRFYAASFFFLTEDRGNSGALTISRDSFQKKYLREALLQSMFYFPSESSRFAFSFLNLSLGGSWSDPDSAKKEIFFQVSSGVIL
- a CDS encoding O-antigen ligase family protein, producing MPERLRKITLFLFCASIVTIGLSVSLSQGFLVLAFITSLFSTKTAGFWKEPVILVCLFFFGWYLTDFAIHAFSEQSFRAYAKTAFNSELKDIFLFIGLILAWNLKKEEFPRILKTLNIVFWVLLVTGFVSSFSPIRLSRLISDLYRESANWKFTHPMGHLGGISLFLPIGLMNTHLTFGGLLQFFFPVPVFLFLKTFFEKNYKKAALQGLILFVFLYVVFLNNARSSLLGAIFSSLTAFLVLGIIRKELPTSKILIFTTGTLSFLLLLGIGLSFTQAGQKITDPLFGKEKHTDSGRTFIWDSTFPLIEKNPLIGVGPGNYNREIGKSRVEHSERYRELYYFYETTQRGHAHNDYFHLFAVFGLPAIFLFILLGTSLYHKLIFSRLPYEQILYFFGLSGFFFSGLFQCYFQDDEVVILFWILCGLFLRFSKEESDKTTAVA
- a CDS encoding phospholipase D-like domain-containing protein; translated protein: MRRLFVSWSLLLFFSCANDADSKWFWMDWSRPRRIQSFFSFPGRYIPLPQKRNVRDAILKRIESAESSIDFWIYSFDDPEILTALQRAAKRGITISIVADPDKDYPPELVRSGLFRRWERSGLQHSKILIIDRRTVFLGSGNFTWYGLENDLNGYVSFDLFETERESFYSFLEEDPGIHVLEIPPFQFYISPEKGRLIQNLILRDIDASKESVRYLIFDHFDSVLTSRLAYANRRGVAIQGVYDSPVDEEGKFLANAFDRPDSKIFGDGNEETISSDSFGKGGLLHHKTMLIDGRILLSGSYNFSVSARDSNREILFRTKDPSLVEAYSREWDRVAVGAIQFQSAGTFDFLNAPSSLASTSDVASNLFSFGFSENAIPVGVEQTLCRSNVSAKESVFFESGMGFLKTILEYSYDPGETCKVVSDFSATSSGFTGKRTNHPVKTRNFRKNSTLRSKKGNPLLTTEKDDSLSRFESKPMFLFVPKYFSTVTGNLFFPDELLRSGRFPNLRSVLLFQRGNGPSEISWTAAGNIISAIPHQTEGMLFLEYDDAYLGFCFHEYSKKGMEYSELIPEILSYRESVFQPNLRFSFEEDAMENRRNWGTYCYRY